The Spiroplasma litorale nucleotide sequence TCAGAAAATACAAGTGTAGTTTCAATTACGAAAGTGGCAAGTGTTTGAGTTACTGGACTTGCAGCAATTTTTGCTATTATCATGAGTTTCATAGCTCCTATTAATCAAATTATTATGATGATACCATTACCAGTTATGGGAGCTATAAGCATTGTTTTATTTGGAATGATTAGTTCTAATGGAATAAAAATATTAGTTGATGCAAAGATTGACTTTAAAAATGCTAAGAATATAATTGTAATATCATTAATTTTATCAATAGGTATTGGAATGTCTTTGACAAACAGTACTATTAAAATAGGTGATTCTTTTAATATTACTGGATTATTTTTAGCAACATTTGTTGGAATATTTTCAAACTTACTATTGCCAAATCAAGATAATCTTGGTTTTAAAACACTTTTTAAATCTAAACTAAATAAAGATTTAAAACCAATTGAAAATAGGAAAAATGAAAAAATAACAAAAGACAAGAGCAAAAGCAAAAGTAGTTCAAATAATAAAAATAAAAAAGATTAATAAAGAAAGGTTGGGTAGCATGGAAATAAAATTGAAAAAAAACATTGTAATTTTTTCTGATTTGGATGGTACTGCACTTTTAGATAACCATGAGTTTAGTGATAGGTTAAAAAATCTAATTAATAGACTATACGAAAAAAATATTTACTTTGTTCCAGTTACTGCAAGAATTACAAAAGATGCAGTTAACCAACAAGCAATATATTTAGGTTTAGATAAACACAAAGGAATTGTGGTTGCTAATAATGGGAGCCAAGTATATGATTTTTCTAAAAATAAATTTATTATTGATAAACACATTAGCAAAGAATTATTAAAAAAAATCTTTGATATGACTTATGGTAAGATTGGAGAATACAAAGTTCATTATTTTGCAGGTGACACTTGTTATGTTTATGGTTTTGGAGAAAATTCAAATTATTGAGCAAAAGTCATGAATGTAGATTACAAAATAATAAATAAATTTGAAGATATAGAAAAAAACGTTTCGCATATGACTTTCATTTTAAATGAAGAGTATGCGGAAAAAAACAAAGAAAAGTTTTTAGAAGAATTTGATTTTTTATTAGATCAAATTGATATAATAAAATATACGAATAGGGTTTATGAATTAGCATCAAAAAATGTTAATAAAGGTTCTATTGTAATAGAAATATTAAACTATTTAGGTTTAGATAAAAATGAAACAACAACATTTGCATTTGGAGATGGATATAATGATATACCACTTTTAAAGTCAGTTGATTATCCAATTGCATTAGAAAACTCAATCGATGAGTTAAAAGAAATTGCATTTGCAATAACAAAAAGCAATAACGAAGATGGGGTAGCTCATTTTATTGAAAAAGAAATTTTAAAGGAGAAATAATTATGGAATTATTACATGTTAAAACAATAGAAGAATTAGATAAATTATTAAAATCAAATAAATCAGTAGTAGTAGATTTTTATGCAGAATGGTGTGGTCCTTGTAAAATGTTAGCACCAATCTTTGAACAAGTTTCAAGTGAAGTCAAAGACACTCAATTTATAAAAGTTAATGTTGATGAAGCATCAGAAGTAGCTAATAAATACGGAGTTCGTTCAATACCAACTGTAATATCATTTAAGGATGGTAATTTGGATAAAGAAAACACAGGATTTATGTCTAAAGATGTTTTACTAGATTTTATTAAATAATATGCACAATGTAAAACTTATTGTCATGGATATTGATGGAACTTTATTGGGAAAAGGTCATAAGGTGTCTAAAAAAACTTTAGATATACTTAAAATGGCAAGAGCAAAAAATATAAAAATATGTCTAGCAACAGGTAGACATTTTTATCGTACAGAAGAAATCTCTCGAATTATTGAATCTGATGTGAACAATGATTATTTAGTTTGCTTAAATGGAGGCGCTCTTTATAAATATGAAAATAAAAACTTAAATGTGATTTATGAGAAAACTTTTAGCGAAGAAGAATTTAATTATATTTACGATGAATCAAAAAAGATCAAACTAAATTGTTTTAGTTATGATAAAAATAACGAGACCGCATACGTTGTTAAGAAATCACTTTTTACATTCATTTTAGGTAAAGTTTCTAAAAGAAAACCCGTTGTTTATGATAATGAAACAAAAAACATTTCTTATAAAATTATTGGTAACGGAAAACCCGCTGCAATTAAAAAAATAAAACAAATACTCCAAAAAAAATCTTTCAGAATTTATGATTGAAGTTACAGTAATAAATCAAAAAGGATTGAAATATCTCCCAAAGATGTTAATAAGGTATGTGCAATAAAAAAACTAGCTGAATTAGAAAAAATTAATAAAGAGGAAATAGTATTTTTTGGAGATGGTGATAATGATAAAGAACTATTGAGTTGAGTAAAATATGGAGTTGCAATGGGTAACGCTCATAAAGAAGTTCTTCGTCATGCAAGCTATAAAACCAAGAAGAATACAAAAGATGGAATTGAATATTTTTTAAAAAGTATATTAAACATATAGTAAATTAAAACTTATGTTTGTATATTTTTTGTTTTTGTTATATTATTATTCAAGCAAATTATTTAGGAGGAAATAACATTATGAAATTAAAAGAAGTTATTAATATAAAACAATATTTAATAGCAGAATGATTTGATGTTGTTATTACTCGTGTTGAATGATATGAAATAGTACTAGAAACAGAAACTCTCTCCCTAATGGCGTAATGAGTTATCAAATTACGCGCATACAATTTAATAAATAGAGGAGAATTCACTATGAAAGACAAAAAAAATATTTTAGAAATTCGTGATTTAACTAAAAGTTACGATGGTAAAGTTGTTTTAAAAGGTGTGAGTTTTAATGTCAAAGAAGGAGAATTTATTACATTGTTAGGCCCATCTGGGTGTGGTAAGTCTACTACCTTAAATATAATTGGTGGTAGAGAAAAACAAGAATCAGGACAAATTTTATTTGAAGGTAAAGATTTGACCCCAATTCCAAGTAATAAAAGACAAATAAATACAATTTTTCAAAATTATGCTTTATTTCCTCACTATGATGTATATGACAATATAGCCTATGGACTTAGAATTAAAAAGACTAAAGAAAGTCTTGTTACTAAAGAAGTTATGCATTATATTAAAAAATTTTCATTAGAAGGTCTAGAAAATAAAAGGGTTCATGAATTAAGTGGTGGTCAAAAACAAAGGGTTGCCATTGCAAGAGCGCTTATATTAAAACCTAGAATTCTATTACTTGATGAACCAATGTCAGCATTAGATGTTCATTTAAGAAAAAGAATGCAAGATGAATTAAAAGAACTTCAAGAAGAGGTCGGAATTACTTTTATATTAGTTACTCATGATCAAGAAGAAGCCTTAACTTTAAGTGACAGAATAGTTGTAATAAATGACGGAGCAATCCAACAAATTGGTACACCAGAAGCAATATATAATGAACCTGAAAATAGATGAGTCGCAAAATTTATTGGTTCTTCAAACATTATTGAAGATGGAGAATTTATTAAGGATCAAAAAGTAAAATTCGATCAAAAAGAATTTGAATGTACTGATAAAGGTTTTGGCGAAAATCAAAAAAATATTGATATAGTTATAAGACCTGAAGATGTAGTAATTGATGAACCTGGAAAAGGATATTTTGACGGAATTGTTGAAAATATTATATTTAAGGGAGTTCATTATGAAATAACAATAAAATGTTTAAATAGAATTTTTAAAGCACACACAACTCAATTTCATGATTTTGATAAAAAAATATCGGTTAAATGAGCACCTGATGATTTACACGTTATGTGAAAAGAAATAGATGAATAGCATTCCACATAAAGACGATATTTTAAAATCAGAAAATACTGAACTACAAAATGAGTTGAATGAAATTGAAAATATAGAAATGGAATTTACCGAACCTGAACCAGAAGCTCCAAAGCAAAGTTTCAGAGAAAAAATAGGTAATTTCAAAGTTGTAAAATCATTAAAATCAAAAGTTTGACCCGTACTATTACCTTTTATTGTTGTAATGAGCATTTTGGTAATATTACCACTTATAGGTATCATAATTTTTGCAATTGTAGAACCCACAAATGACAGTGTTAAATTTTCTATAAGTTTAAAAAACTTTTTCAAATTATTCACAACAGGTTCTATTATGCTAGTGCTTGGACTTTCACTATTATATGCATTTGGAGCAAGTGTAATAACAATTATAATAGCTTATCCAGTGGCACTTATAATGTCTCAATTAAAAAATAAATTGTTGGCAAAAAATATGTGAGTACTTGTTACGTTGCCAATTTGAATTTCAATGATATTGAAAATATTAGGACTTAGAAGTGTTTTTATGATACTATCAACTTCAATAATTGGAACACCAATTGCTATTGTAATCGGAATGGTTTACATGTTCTTGCCATTTGCTATTGCTCCAATTTATAATGGGTTAGAAAATCAAGATAGTACATATTATTATGCAGCCCTTGATTTAAAAGCAAGTAAAATAAAAGCCTTTTTTCATACCACTTTTAGAGCATCTCTACCAGGAGTTTTTGCTGGGTTCACACTTGTTATTGTCCAAGCAGCAACATCACTTCTTGTTGTTAGATATATGGGTGATGGAAAAATAAACTTAATAACAAACATAATAGAAAATTATTTCTTTAGAGGTACTGATTTTGGTTATGGAGCAGCAGTTGCTGTTGTACTTGCTATATTATTGTTGATGATTATGGGTATTATGAAATTAATATCTAATCGATTTGAAGTAAGGGGGTCAAAAAAATGAAAAAGCTCATCAAATCCTGTTATTTCCTAATAATAATGTTGATTATCTATGTTCCTATTGCAACAATGATTTTTTTATCATTTAATAGTGGTAGAAATGTAGATGATTTTACTGATTTTAGTTTTAAGTGATATAAGTATTTAATTGAATATTCACCATTCATTAAATCAATAACAGTTTCATTATTTGTAGCGATGATATCAACTGTTATATCAATAATAATTGGTGTTATGGCATGTTATGGTTTAACAAGAATAAGAAAAAGAACTGCAAACAGATGGGTTAGAGTCGCAAATATACCACTTATCAATGCTGACGTAATTACTGCTGTAAGTCTTATGATTATATTTGTTTTAGCAGGAATTAAATTTGGAATTGTAACATTAATTGCAGCGCACGTTTCATTTAACGTTCCTTACGTTATAGTTACAGTTTTACCATTTATGAATAGAATTGATAAAAACCTTATTGATGCTTCAAGAGATTTGGGTGGAACTCAAAGACAAACATTCTTTAAAGTAATATTGCCAATTCTTTTACCATCAATAATAACAGCTACTGCAATTTCTTTTGCTATGAGTTTCGACGACTTTATCATTTCATACTTTACTGGTGGTGATCAAACTAACGTTTCTACATTTATATATACCGCTAAAAAAATTACTCCTTATATAAATGCATTTGGAACAATTTTAGTTGTCACTATTGTTTTGATTATTCTTATTTGAAATGCTATACAAATTACTACTCAAAGCATAAAAGAAAATAAATTAAAAATTAAAAATGGAACATATAAATTAAAAGAAAAAAGCAATCTAGAGAAAAAAATTATATATTACAAAAAATGTATAGAAACAAAATCTCAAATAATAGTAAGTTTGAATTTGTTTTACTGATTTAAATATAAATTTTTACAATTACAGTATAAAAGATTAAGTAATAAAAATCTTAATACAAAAATAAGTAAACTAGAATGAAAAAAAGAAATACTTTTAGAAAAAATAAATAGTGATAGAAAAGCGCAATCCGTATTAGCTAAATACGAAGCTAAAAAAGAACAAATTATTAGTAAAAACAAAAATAAAAAAATTCAAAATTTTGATTTATTAATACAAAGTATAGATAAAAAAATTGTAAAATTTCAACAAAAAGTAGATTTGATTCAAGAACAAAAAATCGAATCCCAAAAAGCTATTGAGCAATTACAAAAAGATATTGAAATTTATAAAGAAGACTTATCTAAGGAAAAAAATCCTAATAAAAAATTAACAGATTGATACAATGCTAAAATCAATGAATTAAATGCACAAATTATTATTTTAAAAGAAGGAAAAAATAATTATAAATTAAAGCAAACAATTGATAAACTTGGAGAGTTAAAAAACAAAATTGAAAATAGAATGCTTTCAAAATATAATGACCTACAAGTTTGAAAAAGAAAAGTTAAAAAAATAGTTTCTTTTGGACATCGATTTGATACAAAAGAATCATCAAATAACTTATCTATTAAAAAAGAACAACTTATAGAAAATAAAATAAATAAATATACAAGTCTTATTGAAACTACTCAATTAAAACTTGATAGACTTGAAAACAAAGTTTCTAATAAAAAAGAAAAATACTTCCCTGAAGTAATTAGTGAAGAAGTTGTTGTTAAAAATAATATATGGATTAAAAGAAACTGAAGAAAAATTCTTATGTCAACAAGTGTTTTAGCGGCATTCTCATTATTTACAACAGCATATATTCTTAATAACTCATATGATCTTATTATTGGTAACTGAGGTAGTTATATTGCTCCGGGTGTTATTGAAGGATTTGAAAAACAAGAAGGTATTAAAATTAACTACCAACAATATGATTCAAATGAAAGCCTTTACAATAAAACTTACACATTTGACTACGACATAATGGTTCCGAGTGAGTATATGGTTAAAAAACTAGCTGAGGAAGACAAACTTCAAAAAATTGATTATAATTGTATAAAAAAAGTTAATAAACCAGGTGTTGAAGAAAAAGGTGCATGTCAATTTGAATCAATTGAACAAAAAGACTATAAAGATTCAAATGGTGTAACAGCATATACAATTATGGATGGTCTTCAAAATATTTTAGATAAAACAAAAATAAATGTAGATGAAAGCATTCTTGACTACTCAGTAAATTGATTTTGAGGAGATGTAAGAATGGCATTCAACATAGGTACTGATGATGGTAATCCTAGAACAGAACTTATAAACTTTATGAAAGAAAGGGACTTATTTTTGAATTCCAATGAAGAAGAAGATCCTTTTAAATGAGAAATTAATCCTGAAAAATTATCTTGAAATATTCTTTGAGAAGCTGCTGATGCAGGTTTTGATTTAAAACTAAATGAAGACCCAAAAAATGTTTTCATGTATGCATTTGAAAAAATGTACGGATTAGTTGACGTTAATTCAACAGAAGAAAGCGAAAAACAAAACTCCGCACAAAAAGAAGAAAAAATCGATGCAGCAGCAGTTGAGATATCTAAATTATTAAATCACTCAAATGTTGGACTATACGGTGATAACATAATGGACGCAGTTCATGCAAAAAACTATGACATCGCAGTAATTTATAATGGTGATTTAATTTGAGCAACAGCACCTGATTTTAGTTCTGACGATGATGACGATGATACAAGTAGTGATGAGCAAGCAACAATTAATAAAATCGATGAAGAAGATGAGTGAGTTTACACTACTCTTTCTGCTACTCCACAATTTAAGCATGATGACTTTAAAGAAGGAACAAATGTTTGAAGTGATAATCTTGTATTTAGTAAAACAAATAAAAATTTAGAGTTATCATATAAATTCATTAATTATATGAATGATTATGATATTCAAAAGAAACAAGTAGAAGAAGCCACAGCGGCAGTATTGTCAGAAGAATTAAAAGATGAAATTATCGGTAATGACGAAAATAAAGAAGGTTGAGGAGATCCTTGAACCCAATGATATGAACCTATTACACAAAATGCAAAACCTTTTGGATTTGATAAAAAATGGGATAACTATCTAGTTGATAAATTTAATCAAATTATCTCTACAAAACATTAAATATTTTAAATAATGTTTAATAAATGATTATATTTTTGTATAATCATTTTTGTAATGGTACCATAGCCAAGAGGCTAAGGCATGGGACTGCAACTCCCTGATCGTCGGTTCGACTCCGACTGGTACCTCCAAATTGAAATTTAGGACTTATATGTCCTTTTTTTATTTAAAATAATTTTTAACTTATTATAAAAAAAGTATTATATTTAATAAAATTCTTGTTATAATAATAATTGTCAATTTTAAATTAATTGTCAAAAATATTGAAAACTATATTATAATAAACTTGGTTTTGTTAATAATGCGCCTTTAGATCAATTGGATAGATCGTTTGACTACGGATCAAAAGGTTAGGGGTTCGAGTCCCTTAAGGCGCGCCATTATGGAAATCGAATATTATAATATAGAATTGTAATATTCACATATCGGGAAGTGGCTCAGCTTGGTAGAGCATTCGGTTTGGGACCGAAGGGTCGCAGGTTCGAATCCTGTCTTCCCGACCATTATATATTTTGTTTTATATGGGCCCGTAGCTCAGCTGGGAGAGCACCTGCCTTGCACGCAGGGGGTCGACGGTTCGATCCCGTTCGGGTCCACCATATATGGCGGGGTAGCTCAGCTGGTTAGAGCGCTCGGCTCATACCCGGGAGGTCAAGAGTTCAAGTCTCTTCCCCGCTACCATATATATTATTTTTGGACCTTTAGCTCAGTTGGTTAGAGCATCCGGCTCATAACCGGATGGTCATTGGTTCGAGTCCAATAAGGTCCACCATAATTTTGGCTCTAGATAAAATTGCTATAGGTTACAAATTTGAAATTTATCATGGAAGATTACCCAAGTCTGGCTGAAGGGGTCGGTCTTGAAAACCGAGAGTCGGGGAAACCCGAGCGGGGGTTCGAATCCCTCATCTTCCGCCATTATTTCATATCGCGGGGTGGAGCAGTTGGTAGCTCGTCGGGCTCATAACCCGAAGGCCGTAGGTTCAAGTCCTGCCCCCGCAACCATTTGGCCCCATAGCGAAGTTGGTTATCGCGCCTCCCTGTCACGGAGGAGATCACGGGTTCGAGTCCCGTTGGGGTCGCCATTAGGTTTCGTAGCTCAGTTGGTAGAGCAGTTGACTGAAGCTCAACGTGTCGGCGGTTCAATTCCGTCCGAAACCACCATGAATGAAATTCCGCACTTTAAAGTGCTTTTTTTATTTTTTAATAAAATATTTTTATATTTAATTAAAAAATAAAAAAACTTAAAAAATAGTCTAGAATAATATTTAATATGATAAACAAAAAGATTATTAAATCAATTTACAAAAGTATTTATAAACAAAAAGAAAAATTTTTAGTACTTGTCTTTATATCAGGTATATTAGACATTGTGTTTTTTTATAATTATAATTATGAATTTCTTTTTGGATTTTGAATGTATTTTTTAATTAATTCCTTTTTAATAATAGTTTCGTCTTTTATAGTTACTTTAGTTTCGTTAAAACCACTGATAAATAAAAATTACTTTTTAATGAAACTTACCTATACAAAAGAACTATATTATAACTTTTTAAATGCTCTTTATATAGTTTCACCATTTATTTATATTGCATTAAATCTTATAACAATTACAAGAATATTAATTAAAAATTACTTCAATTTTATAAAAATAAAGTTTTTCTATTACTATATAAACAAAATAACATATAAATTAAAATATATCTTTAAATGAGTTTGAAATATATTTAACTCATTTTGAAAAACCAAAGAAAATACTATTTATTATAAGCAAGGAAACAACTTTTTAAAATGAAAAATAAAAAATAACATGCAATACATGTTATTTTTTATGTTCAGTAGCATTGTATAATGATTTAAACAATCCATCTTGTTTAATTAACTCAGAATAAGTTCCTTTTTGCACAATACCCACATTTGGTTCAATGACATAAATTACATCAAAACTCTCTATTGTTGATAACCTATGAGCAATTGAAATTGTTGTTCTGTCAACCATTAGTTTTTCTAATTCTTTTTGAATTTCTCTTTCAACAATATTATCAAGAGCACTTGTAGCTTCATCTAGTATTAGTATTTCAGGGTCTTTTAATATTAGTCTTGCAATAACTAATCTCTGTTTTTGACCACCAGAAAGTTGACTTCCTCTTTCAAATAAAACGGTCTCATATCCATCTGGTCAACTTTCAATTAAATTATGAAGTTTAGCTTTTTTACAAGCATCAATAATTTGTTCATTAGTAATTCCTTCTAAACCGTATTTAACATTATCATAAATTGTCCCGCTTAATATTTGTGGTTCTTGATCAACATAACCAATTTTATCAAGCCATGATTTTAAATTTAATGATTTTAAATTATATTTATTATTAATTACCACTTCTCCTTTTTTAGGATCATAAAACCTCAACATTAATTTTGCTATTGTAGATTTTCCACTACCAGTAGGGCCAACAAAAGCATATCTTTTGCCTTTTTCAAAATTTATGTTTAAATCTTCAAAAAGAAGTTTATCAGAGTCTGGATATGAAAAACTAATATTTTTAAAAGTTGCAGAGTTAAATTTTTCTTTAAAAATTTCTTTCTCATTTTTGTTTATTGTAATATCTTGATCTAATATGTGACTTATATTATCTGCTGCAATTTTACAAGATGGTACATCATATATAACTTGACGTAGTTGCAATAAAGGTAATGTCATTACCACAACACCTGTTGTGAATGCTGAAATTATACTTATAAGAGTTTGTGAGTTGTTATAAAATAAAAACACCCCAAATATTACTGATGCCATTGCAAAAGACCCGATACCTCCTAAAATTATTGTTGAAGGTATTTCAGATAAATAACTTTTTATTTTATTTTTTTTATCAACATTTTTTGTTTGTTTTTTGTAATTATCTTTTTCCATATCAAAAGACCCAGTTGATTTAATAAGTCTAATTGTATAAATCTTTTCACTTGTCTTATTATCGATATCTTTTGAATACTTGTCAATTTTTTTAGTAAATATGTTTGTGCTAAAAGCAAATATAACAACCAACACACCACAGATTGCTAGAAGCCCAAAAACTGACAGCGCTAATTTTCAATTTAGTAAAAACATTTCAATTGCTGAAAATACAATCGAAGTACAAGATAATGAATAAATGAAGGGACCTTCTTTAATGTTTTTTGTAATAATATGTACATCTTTTACAAAAACACCCGCAATTTGACCAATCTTATTTTCATTAAAGAAGTGCATATCTTGATCAATTAGTTTATTCATTAAACTTCTTTTTAGATGAGTTTCATATGATTCGCTTATATATGAAGAAATTACAAATCCTAAATATGAAATTCCAACAACAACTAAAATATCACCAATCATGAAAAATGCTAAACTAAAAAGGTTTACTTTCATACCCCAGAAATTTGCAAGCACTTCATTTCCGTCGTACTCTATATAATCATAAAAAAAGCCATGGATTAAATCATTTATCAATTGTTTCTTATCAAATCCATTTTCTAAAAAGCTTCTTATGTAATATTCGAATAGTTGTTTTTCTGCTTCACTCTTTATTTGTTTTTTAAAAATATCAATCAACTTATCCATATCATCTGTTGAATCTAGTATGCTTTTAGATACAAGTAATGATGTAATAAACTTAATAGCTTCAATATTTGCAACAAGTGTTAAAGCCATAAAAATAGTTAAAATGAATAAAATTGTAGAAAGTATTCATCTTCTTTTTAAGGCTATAAAAACATGTTTTGTTAGGTTATCTTTTTTACCAAATTTAACATTTTTTTCCATTTTAAACTCCTGACTATTAAAAATATTATAAACCTATAAACTTAATTATCATTTTTTTATTACATTAAGATATAAATATTTAAAATTTTGACTTAACTTTAAACAAAACTAAATTAATTGATAAACTAAATATTAAATATAATTAATACAAAATATTTTAATCAATTATATTTATAAATAGAAAATATATGTTATTATAAAAGTGTAGTTAAAATATATTTCTAACTCAATGAGGTTATATGAAAAAATTATTAAGTATATTTGGATTTATAAGCATCACTTCAATGACAGCTTCAAACTTTGTAGCATCAAAAAATTTAGATAACAATATAAATTCAATTAAAAACAATAAAATACAGGAATTAAATTTCAATGAAAAACAAGATGATAAACAATCAGAAATAATATTGAAAAACTCATTGTACTTAAGTGATGGTTTGATAAATATTGATTTTGAAAAACTTAGTTTAAATGATTTTAAATATTTTGAAACAATTGATAAAAATGATTTACTTAAAACTATAGATTGAATGTATAAATTGGGATTTATAAGTTATGAAAATAATGAATTTAGCTTTAATGATAAAATTTATTTAAATTTATCTTTAATTAAAAATGTAAGTTTTCCTGATAATGACATTGATTTCAGCAAATGCGAAGCGTGAGTTGAATCTCACTGATATTGGGCTGGGGGATGAAAATTACATTTTAATAATTATTTGACAAATGTAATATCTGAATTGGTTGACAACTTATCTTTGTTGACATCAATATTATCATTAATTCCTTCTATAGGTCAAGTAGCTACTGTAGCTGGAGTATTTTTAGCAGCATTAGGTTATGCTATTAAAATGGCAAACAAAAACCAATATGGCGTATATATATTTTTTCAGATAATAGTACCTTTATATATTGCTTCTAATTAGATGCATATGCATAATTAATTTAAGTAATTATGAATAAAATACATCAATTTTTATATATACTATTTTATAATTGATCCAAATTCTCATTTTTTTATTTTATTGGATTAATTATAATTTTTATTGGAGAAATGGGGTTAACATTATCTTTTAAAAATGGAGAAATTAAAAGTATTGATAATTATTATATTGGAGTATTGGCAATAAATACATTTTCCTATATATTAATGTATTTATTGTTTTTTCATATTTTATTTGTATTTAGTATAAAAAATAACAAATTCCAGTTATTTTTGTTAACATCACTTACTAAAAAAAACCTTTTTATATTTAATTTACTCTCAATTTTTATATTTAATGTTTCAATTTTTATAATTAATACTT carries:
- a CDS encoding ABC transporter ATP-binding protein, whose amino-acid sequence is MEKNVKFGKKDNLTKHVFIALKRRWILSTILFILTIFMALTLVANIEAIKFITSLLVSKSILDSTDDMDKLIDIFKKQIKSEAEKQLFEYYIRSFLENGFDKKQLINDLIHGFFYDYIEYDGNEVLANFWGMKVNLFSLAFFMIGDILVVVGISYLGFVISSYISESYETHLKRSLMNKLIDQDMHFFNENKIGQIAGVFVKDVHIITKNIKEGPFIYSLSCTSIVFSAIEMFLLNWKLALSVFGLLAICGVLVVIFAFSTNIFTKKIDKYSKDIDNKTSEKIYTIRLIKSTGSFDMEKDNYKKQTKNVDKKNKIKSYLSEIPSTIILGGIGSFAMASVIFGVFLFYNNSQTLISIISAFTTGVVVMTLPLLQLRQVIYDVPSCKIAADNISHILDQDITINKNEKEIFKEKFNSATFKNISFSYPDSDKLLFEDLNINFEKGKRYAFVGPTGSGKSTIAKLMLRFYDPKKGEVVINNKYNLKSLNLKSWLDKIGYVDQEPQILSGTIYDNVKYGLEGITNEQIIDACKKAKLHNLIESWPDGYETVLFERGSQLSGGQKQRLVIARLILKDPEILILDEATSALDNIVEREIQKELEKLMVDRTTISIAHRLSTIESFDVIYVIEPNVGIVQKGTYSELIKQDGLFKSLYNATEHKK